The following DNA comes from Picosynechococcus sp. PCC 7003.
ATCGTTTTTGTATGAAAAACATCCCAGTAGGTATTAGCAAAAAAACTTTTGGTGGAGTGATTGCTTGCTATTAAACGGGTTAAAAAATCAACGCAATGTAATCAAAGATACGCTTTTAAATGGCAACAATTGTATGTTGAACCTGGGAAACTGTGACAAAAATCAACGCTTCGCGCTAAAAGTACATCAAGTCAATTCAAAAAATACATCATGCAAATTATCGTTTCGGTCAATGCAGCCTAACTTCAGTGATCGCCTTCCTCCTTGCTGACCTCGATTTGACAATGTGTTTTTCAAACACCACAATAGGGGTATGGCGAAAATATCTGTTGCCCGTGAGGTATCGATTATGGCGAACCAATTACCCATTCCTGCTTTTTTTGATCCCCAGACCGTTGGTCAGATCTGGCGTGTCCCCTACCTAGACCGAGCCGCCGCTGCCGAAACCTGGGCCACAGAACATGGGATTAAGCCGGCCACCACTGACTGTTGCCGCGTGTGCCTCCTGGTGGTCGATGTGCAGAATACCTTTTGTATCCCGGAGTTCGAGTTGTTTGTCGGCGGCCAATCGGGGCTGGGGGCCGTGGAAGATAACCGACGTCTGTGTGAATTTATCTACCGAAATATTGGGACAATCACCGCCATCACCCCCACCATGGATACCCACAGGGCCGTGCAAATTTTTCACCCGGTCTTTTGGGTCAATGCCGCAGGTGAACATCCCCAACCCGCGAGTCAAATTAGCTTTGCGGAAGTTGACCAGGGTCTTTGGCGCGTGAATCCGGCGATCGCCTTTAGTGCCAAACGGGACTACGAAGAGTTACAACAATATGCCCGCCACTACACTGCCCAACTCAGCCAAGCGGGGAAATATCCCCTGACGATTTGGCCCTACCACGCCATGTTGGGGGGGATTGGCCACGCCCTTGTGCCAGCGATAGAAGAAGCTATCTTTTTCCATAATTTAGTGCGCCATAGCCAAACCCATTTTGAGATCAAAGGGGACAATCCCCTCACGGAAAATTATTCTGCATTGCGGCCAGAAGTATTAGAAGATGCCCAGGGACAACCCATTGCCCAGGAAAATACCCGTTTCCTGCAAAAATTATTGGCCTTTGATGCGCTGATCATTGCGGGGCAAGCCAAAAGCCACTGTCTCGCCTGGACGGTGGACGATTTACTCTCGGAAATTTTGCGTCACGACCCAGCCTTGGCAAAGAAAGTTTATCTTTTAGAGGACTGTACTTCCCCGGTGGTTATCCCTGGGGTGGTCGACTTTACGGCCCAGGCGGATCAAGCCTTTGCTCGATTTGCCGCAGCGGGGATGCAACTTGTGCGTTCGACGATGGCGATCGCCGATTTTCCGGGACTAAATCTGTAGTTGTCTGGGAGAGGGAATTATGTACAATCTAGCCAACGTGAAAACCTCCCCTACAATAGGAAAATAACAATACACAGACAAAAGAAGGGTCTATGGCTACGGAAAAGACGGCAAGTGAAGCGGCTTTATCGGAACGGGAGATCGAAATTGTCGATTTGGTGGCAGCGGGTCTGACGAACCATGAGATTGCGGCGCGCCTCGACATTAGCAAGCGCACTGTAGACAACCACATCAGTAATATTCTGACAAAAACGGCGACGGATAACCGCGTTTCCCTGGTGCGCTGGGCGTTACAGTGGGGGAAAGTGTGTCTTGATAATGTGAACTGTTGTGCTCTACCGAATCAGTCTGCGTCCTCGGATTCATGAAGCGTGCTTGGGCGATCGCCTTGTTAGGGATCTCATGTATCGGCTGCCAGAGTACCAGTTTTGTGACGCCCCCAGCCGACCCCCTCGGCAATAATCTCAATAGTCTCCATAGCGAAAAAAATCCCCGCCTTTCTGATGA
Coding sequences within:
- a CDS encoding isochorismatase, whose protein sequence is MANQLPIPAFFDPQTVGQIWRVPYLDRAAAAETWATEHGIKPATTDCCRVCLLVVDVQNTFCIPEFELFVGGQSGLGAVEDNRRLCEFIYRNIGTITAITPTMDTHRAVQIFHPVFWVNAAGEHPQPASQISFAEVDQGLWRVNPAIAFSAKRDYEELQQYARHYTAQLSQAGKYPLTIWPYHAMLGGIGHALVPAIEEAIFFHNLVRHSQTHFEIKGDNPLTENYSALRPEVLEDAQGQPIAQENTRFLQKLLAFDALIIAGQAKSHCLAWTVDDLLSEILRHDPALAKKVYLLEDCTSPVVIPGVVDFTAQADQAFARFAAAGMQLVRSTMAIADFPGLNL
- a CDS encoding LuxR C-terminal-related transcriptional regulator: MATEKTASEAALSEREIEIVDLVAAGLTNHEIAARLDISKRTVDNHISNILTKTATDNRVSLVRWALQWGKVCLDNVNCCALPNQSASSDS